GGCGACACCCGCACGCTCCGCGGGCCGCGCAGCCCGTCCCCATCATCGCGCCATGGGATCGTTCTGTCACAAAATGCCGTGAGCCACGCAAAACCGGCACTCGATCCGCCCGACCCGCAGGCAGGTGCGAACGATGCAGAGGCAGAGGCCGAGACAGAGGCAGAGGCAGGTCCGGCGCAGGAGCCGCATGCGCGCGCACCGCTGGGAGCGGGCATGGAAGGCGCTGCAGAACGGGGCACGGGCATGGGAGCGACCATCGGCCAAGCGCGTACTGGATCTGGTCCTCGGCTCGCTCCTGCTGGCCCTGGCCGCACCCCTGCTCGCCGCAGGCGCCCTCACCCTTGCCCTCGCCACACGGCGGCACCCCGGCGGCGTACTGATCCGCTCGCCCCGCATCGGTCTCGGCGGCCGCCTCTTCGTACTGCGCTCGCTGCGCACCCGGCGGCTGCGCCTGGACCTGCTCTCCCGGCTGCCGCACGTCGTACGCGGAGATCTCTCCCTGGTGGGCCCGGAGCCCCTGACACCGGACGCCGGCACCCCCGAGACCGCCACGGCCACCGCCGCGAGACACTGGCGGCAGGAACTGAAACCGGGCCTCACCGGCCTGGCACAGGTACGCTCCCGCTCCGGAATGCCCTGGGACGAGCCGGCCCTGCTCGATCAGCACTACGCCGAGCACCACTGGGTGGGCCTCGACCTGGCCATCCTGGCGGGCGCCGTACACACCCCACTGCGCAGAGCGATCCGCGGACCCACTCGGCGCGGCAAGGCACACCTGAGCGACACAGATCACCGCCGGTGCGGCTACATCGCGGCGGAATAAGTGGATAGTGTCAGCACAGACTGATTAAGTTACTGCTTAGTAATCCCCAGTATTCGCTCGTAGACGCTGGATCCCACCCTCGCAGGCCCGAGGAGCCCCCAAATGCAACTCGCCGCGATCATCGTGTCGCTGGTGCTGACTGTGGTCGGCGTTGCGCTCATCGCCCGAGCCGTCGCGCAGATCTACCGGTTCGTCACGCTCGGACAGCCGGTCCCGGCAGGCAGCCGCACCGACAACCCGAAGCAGCGCACGATCACCCTGGCCAAGGAGTTCCTCGGCCACACCCGGATGAACCGGTGGGGGATCGTCGGCTTCGCGCACTGGTTCGTCGCCATCGGCTTCCTGACGCTGCCGCCGACGCTGCTCCAGGCGTACGGACAGCTCTTCAAGGCCGACTGGGTGCTGCCGATCATCGGTGAATGGCTTCCGTTCGAGATGTACATCGAGTTCATCGGTCTGATGACGGTCGTCGGCATCCTCGTGCTGATCGCCATCCGGCTGCTGAACCTGCCTTCCCGGGCCGGCCGCAAGTCCCGTTTCGCAGGCTCCAAGGCCTGGCAGGCGTACTTCGTCGAGTACGTCATCCTCGTCATCGGCCTGGCGATCCTGACCCTGCGCGGTCTCGAGGGCGCGATCCACCACGTCGAGGGCTACGAGGCCGCGTACTTCGTCTCGTACCCCCTGGTCCTGGCATTCAAGGGCCTCGCGCTCGGCACGCTGCAGAACCTCATCTACTTCACCGCGATGATCAAGATCGGTACCTCGCTGATCTGGATGATCACAGTCTCGCTCAACACCAACATGGGTG
This sequence is a window from Streptomyces sp. NBC_01217. Protein-coding genes within it:
- a CDS encoding sugar transferase, which encodes MRAHRWERAWKALQNGARAWERPSAKRVLDLVLGSLLLALAAPLLAAGALTLALATRRHPGGVLIRSPRIGLGGRLFVLRSLRTRRLRLDLLSRLPHVVRGDLSLVGPEPLTPDAGTPETATATAARHWRQELKPGLTGLAQVRSRSGMPWDEPALLDQHYAEHHWVGLDLAILAGAVHTPLRRAIRGPTRRGKAHLSDTDHRRCGYIAAE